Proteins co-encoded in one Streptococcus parauberis NCFD 2020 genomic window:
- the yqeH gene encoding ribosome biogenesis GTPase YqeH, with protein sequence MEELICIGCGINIQTENKEQAGYTPTGALKKGLETGELYCQRCFRLRHYNEITDVNISDEEFLKLLHEVGDSDALVINVIDIFDFNGSVIPGLSRFVSGNDVLLVGNKKDILPKSVKEGKVTQWLTERAHEEGLRPLDVILTSAQNNNAIKELIEKINQLRKGRDVYVVGVTNVGKSTLINAIIQEITGDKDIITTSRFPGTTLDKIEIPLDDGTFIFDTPGIIHRHQMAHFLTAKDLKYISPKKEIKPKTYQLNSEQTLFLGGLGRFDFISGDKQGFTAYFDNNLMVHRTKLEGASEFYQKHLGLLLTPPGPADKEDFPKLVPHEFTISDKTDLVFSGLGWLRINGSKDAPVRIAGWAPKGVSVLTRKAII encoded by the coding sequence ATGGAAGAATTAATTTGTATTGGATGTGGTATAAACATTCAAACTGAAAATAAAGAACAAGCTGGTTATACACCAACTGGAGCACTTAAAAAAGGTCTTGAAACTGGTGAATTGTATTGTCAGCGTTGCTTTAGATTACGACACTATAATGAAATAACAGATGTCAATATTTCTGACGAAGAGTTTTTGAAATTACTTCATGAAGTTGGAGATAGTGATGCTTTAGTCATTAACGTTATTGATATTTTTGATTTTAATGGCTCAGTTATTCCAGGCTTATCACGCTTTGTTTCTGGTAACGATGTTCTTTTGGTTGGTAACAAAAAGGATATTTTGCCTAAATCTGTAAAAGAAGGCAAAGTTACCCAATGGCTGACTGAGAGAGCACATGAAGAGGGGCTAAGACCACTCGATGTAATTTTAACTAGTGCTCAAAATAATAATGCAATAAAAGAATTAATTGAAAAAATTAATCAACTTCGCAAAGGGCGAGATGTCTATGTTGTTGGCGTTACCAATGTTGGTAAATCAACCTTAATTAATGCTATTATTCAGGAAATTACTGGTGACAAGGATATAATTACAACATCTCGATTTCCTGGAACAACCCTTGATAAAATTGAAATTCCACTTGATGATGGGACTTTCATCTTTGATACACCTGGGATTATTCATCGCCATCAAATGGCCCACTTTTTGACTGCTAAAGATCTTAAATATATCAGTCCTAAAAAAGAAATTAAACCAAAGACTTATCAGCTTAATTCCGAACAGACACTATTTTTAGGTGGATTAGGACGTTTTGATTTTATCTCTGGTGATAAGCAGGGCTTTACAGCGTATTTTGATAATAATTTAATGGTTCATAGAACCAAGTTAGAGGGTGCAAGCGAATTTTATCAGAAGCACTTAGGTTTATTATTGACGCCACCAGGACCAGCTGATAAGGAAGATTTTCCTAAGCTAGTGCCACATGAATTCACTATTTCTGACAAGACAGATTTAGTCTTTTCAGGACTAGGCTGGCTAAGAATTAATGGCAGCAAAGATGCTCCCGTAAGAATTGCAGGATGGGCTCCTAAAGGAGTTAGCGTTCTAACCCGCAAAGCGATTATCTAA
- a CDS encoding sigma-70 family RNA polymerase sigma factor codes for MDQFDKCFKTVKPTIYKFMRSYYIHLWEKDDWFQEGRLILHDLLHRNPDLYKNEQQLLVYFKTKFSSHLKDVIRFQESQKRRFNRMPYEEIGEIAHKIPSQGLVLDEFIAYQSIIEQISGILTKEEQSQLYALMRGERFIGRRALLRKIKPFFIDFLDE; via the coding sequence ATGGATCAATTTGATAAATGTTTTAAAACTGTCAAACCAACTATTTATAAATTTATGCGGTCTTATTATATTCACTTATGGGAAAAGGATGATTGGTTTCAAGAAGGTCGACTCATTTTGCATGATTTACTTCATCGAAATCCAGACTTGTATAAGAATGAGCAACAACTATTAGTATATTTTAAAACTAAATTTTCTTCACACTTAAAGGATGTTATCCGTTTCCAAGAGAGTCAGAAGAGACGATTTAATAGAATGCCATATGAAGAAATTGGAGAAATAGCTCATAAAATTCCAAGTCAAGGATTGGTATTGGATGAGTTTATTGCATACCAATCAATTATTGAACAGATTTCTGGTATTTTAACAAAAGAAGAGCAGTCTCAATTATATGCATTGATGAGAGGCGAAAGGTTTATTGGTAGAAGAGCACTATTAAGAAAAATTAAACCATTTTTTATCGATTTCTTGGATGAATAA
- a CDS encoding YqeG family HAD IIIA-type phosphatase, with the protein MSIDDYRPTYMVGAVYDLRANDLLRNGINAVLVDLDNTLIAWNNPDGTPEVRAWLDEMTIADITVVVVSNNNYKRVERAVSRFGVDFISRAMKPFARGINIAIKRYGFDRDEVIMVGDQLMTDIRASHRAGIKSVLVKPLVASDAWNTKINRAREKRVFAKLEDKYGKLTYKKGI; encoded by the coding sequence ATGAGTATAGACGATTATAGGCCGACCTATATGGTTGGAGCTGTTTACGATTTAAGAGCAAATGATTTATTAAGAAATGGCATAAATGCTGTATTAGTTGATTTAGATAATACTTTAATTGCATGGAATAATCCAGATGGTACGCCTGAAGTTAGAGCATGGTTGGATGAAATGACGATTGCTGATATAACTGTAGTTGTTGTTTCAAATAATAATTATAAACGTGTTGAACGAGCTGTATCACGCTTTGGTGTTGATTTTATTAGTAGAGCAATGAAACCTTTTGCAAGGGGAATTAACATTGCCATTAAACGTTATGGTTTTGACCGCGATGAAGTTATTATGGTTGGTGATCAGTTAATGACAGATATTCGAGCGAGCCATAGAGCTGGAATTAAATCAGTTTTAGTTAAACCATTAGTAGCTTCTGATGCATGGAATACTAAAATCAACCGTGCACGCGAGAAACGAGTTTTTGCAAAATTAGAAGATAAATATGGAAAATTAACATATAAAAAAGGAATTTAA
- a CDS encoding ATP-binding cassette domain-containing protein — protein MSEKLVEVKDLEISFGEGKKKFVAVKNANFFINRGETFSLVGESGSGKTTIGRAIIGLNDTSSGEIIYDGKQINKKKSNSEREELIKKIQMIFQDPAASLNERATVDYIISEGLYNHKLFKSEEERKDKIKNMMTEVGLLSEHLTRYPHEFSGGQRQRIGIARALVMDPEFIIADEPISALDVSVRAQVLNLLKRMQREKGLTYLFIAHDLSVVRFISDRIAVIHKGVIVEVAETEELFINPVHPYTKSLLSAVPIPDPILERQKKLLVYNVDQHDYTVDKPEMVEIQPGHFVWANKLETEKYKKEIADRQQSN, from the coding sequence ATGTCTGAGAAGCTAGTTGAAGTCAAAGACTTAGAAATTTCCTTCGGTGAAGGAAAGAAAAAATTTGTTGCTGTTAAAAATGCCAATTTCTTTATTAATCGAGGGGAAACTTTTTCTTTGGTTGGTGAGTCAGGAAGTGGGAAAACAACAATTGGGCGTGCTATCATTGGTTTAAATGATACGAGTTCAGGTGAAATCATTTATGATGGTAAACAAATCAATAAGAAAAAAAGTAATTCAGAACGTGAAGAATTAATTAAAAAGATTCAAATGATCTTTCAAGATCCAGCAGCAAGTTTGAATGAACGTGCAACTGTTGACTATATTATTTCTGAAGGACTATACAATCATAAACTGTTCAAAAGTGAAGAAGAACGTAAAGATAAAATCAAAAACATGATGACAGAAGTTGGACTTTTGTCTGAACATTTAACACGTTATCCTCATGAATTTTCAGGTGGACAACGTCAGCGTATCGGGATTGCGCGTGCTTTAGTTATGGATCCAGAATTTATTATTGCTGATGAGCCTATCTCGGCTCTAGACGTTTCGGTTCGAGCTCAAGTGCTAAATCTTCTAAAACGGATGCAAAGAGAAAAAGGTTTAACTTATCTCTTTATTGCCCATGATTTATCAGTAGTTCGGTTCATATCTGATCGAATCGCAGTTATTCATAAAGGTGTTATTGTAGAAGTAGCTGAAACTGAAGAATTATTTATCAATCCAGTTCATCCATATACTAAATCTCTATTATCCGCTGTACCGATTCCGGATCCAATTTTGGAAAGACAGAAAAAACTTCTTGTCTATAACGTTGATCAGCATGACTATACAGTTGACAAACCAGAAATGGTAGAAATCCAACCAGGTCATTTCGTTTGGGCGAATAAATTAGAAACAGAGAAATATAAAAAGGAAATTGCTGATAGACAGCAGTCCAACTAA
- a CDS encoding ABC transporter permease gives MKKYIFERILRSLISILLVTTLTYVIVFTLVPTNLIFKQDPNYNKMVTTPDKKDNYRNTIFERMGYVNYYNSKELQSKAEKMDKTVTIEPTAKNKAVYKKFIKQQGKGWTLKEFEESKEFYAVRNIPIYERVWNFFSHILVIDHPWTIQDPKNPNLERYIRPEMDPAVGPALVGSGTKHKYLLFFDGNFPFIHQNFVSFDLGTSYPTYANIPVIQVITQGQGRSLSEQTKFPSGVTKFSPIDITSRTYKSPKDADARDRANFGPKDPYTATKNKHAEPSMIANSFKIGIIGVALSYIIGLPIGMLMAYYKDGIFDRFSTAATTFMLALPSIALIYIVRFLGSKIGLPDTFPLLGASDPRSYVLPALILGILGTPGTVVWFRRYIVDLQGSDFVRFARAKGLTEAEISKNHLFKQAMVPIVNGIPQAIVATIAGATLTETVFAFPGMGKMLIDAIKAANNSMVVGLVFIFAVLSILALLAGDILMTILDPRIKLSSKGGK, from the coding sequence ATGAAAAAGTATATATTCGAGCGCATTTTGAGGTCTTTGATTTCAATTTTGTTGGTAACGACATTAACTTATGTCATTGTTTTTACATTGGTACCAACAAACTTGATTTTTAAACAGGACCCCAACTATAATAAGATGGTTACTACACCAGATAAGAAAGATAACTACCGTAATACCATTTTTGAACGCATGGGTTATGTTAATTACTATAATAGTAAAGAACTTCAAAGCAAAGCTGAAAAAATGGATAAGACCGTAACGATTGAACCAACTGCTAAAAATAAAGCGGTCTACAAAAAATTCATCAAGCAACAAGGTAAAGGTTGGACGCTGAAAGAATTCGAAGAAAGCAAAGAATTTTATGCGGTTAGAAATATTCCAATCTATGAACGTGTTTGGAACTTCTTTAGTCATATCCTTGTTATTGATCATCCTTGGACGATACAAGATCCAAAGAATCCTAATTTGGAACGCTATATTAGACCCGAAATGGATCCAGCAGTCGGACCTGCCTTAGTTGGTTCTGGAACTAAGCATAAATACTTGCTCTTCTTTGATGGAAATTTCCCATTCATTCACCAAAACTTTGTTTCCTTTGACTTAGGAACTTCTTATCCAACCTATGCTAATATTCCTGTAATTCAGGTTATCACACAAGGACAAGGTAGAAGTCTATCAGAACAAACTAAATTCCCGTCTGGAGTTACTAAGTTTTCACCAATTGATATCACAAGTAGAACTTATAAATCACCTAAAGATGCAGATGCTCGTGACCGAGCTAATTTCGGCCCGAAAGATCCTTATACAGCAACTAAGAATAAACATGCTGAGCCATCAATGATTGCAAATTCATTTAAAATTGGAATCATTGGTGTTGCCTTGTCATATATTATTGGGCTACCTATTGGTATGCTTATGGCCTATTATAAAGATGGAATTTTTGATCGATTTTCTACAGCAGCTACAACATTTATGTTGGCTTTGCCAAGTATTGCCTTGATTTATATCGTTCGCTTCTTGGGTTCGAAAATTGGTTTACCAGATACTTTTCCATTGTTAGGAGCCAGTGATCCAAGATCTTATGTATTGCCTGCATTAATTTTAGGTATTTTAGGAACGCCAGGAACCGTTGTATGGTTCCGTCGTTATATCGTTGACTTACAAGGAAGCGATTTTGTTCGATTTGCGCGTGCAAAAGGATTAACAGAAGCTGAAATTTCAAAAAATCACCTATTTAAGCAAGCGATGGTACCAATTGTTAATGGTATTCCCCAAGCAATTGTTGCAACTATCGCAGGTGCGACACTGACTGAAACAGTCTTTGCCTTCCCAGGTATGGGTAAAATGTTAATTGATGCTATTAAAGCAGCAAATAACTCAATGGTCGTTGGACTAGTCTTTATCTTTGCAGTCTTATCAATTCTTGCTTTATTAGCAGGGGACATTTTAATGACTATCTTAGATCCACGTATTAAATTATCAAGTAAAGGAGGGAAATAA
- a CDS encoding ABC transporter ATP-binding protein, translated as MTENKEVILSAKNVVVEFDVRDRVLTAIRDISIDLHEGEVLAVVGESGSGKSVLTKTFTGMLESNGRVASGSIDYRGQELTKLKNHKDWEGIRGAKIATIFQDPMTSLDPIQTIGKQITEVIVKHQKKPRSEAKKLAIDYMNKVGIPEAEKRFDEYPFQYSGGMRQRIVIAIALACHPDILICDEPTTALDVTIQAQIIDLLKTLQKEYEFTIIFITHDLGVVASIATNVAVMYAGEVVEYGTVEDVFYDPRHPYTWSLLSSLPQLADDKGILFSIPGTPPSLYKPIIGDAFAPRSQYAMKIDFEEAVPKFDISDSHWAKTWLLHPEAPKVQKPVVIQNLHEKISSKQIYREEGNV; from the coding sequence ATGACTGAAAATAAAGAAGTAATTTTAAGTGCAAAGAATGTTGTTGTAGAATTTGACGTACGTGACCGTGTTTTGACTGCCATCCGTGATATCTCTATCGATTTACATGAAGGAGAAGTCCTTGCGGTTGTTGGCGAGTCAGGTAGTGGTAAGTCAGTACTAACAAAAACATTTACCGGAATGTTAGAATCTAATGGTCGCGTTGCCTCAGGGTCGATTGATTACCGCGGACAAGAACTAACAAAACTAAAAAATCATAAAGATTGGGAAGGAATACGTGGTGCAAAAATTGCGACCATCTTCCAAGACCCGATGACCAGTTTAGACCCAATTCAAACCATTGGGAAACAAATTACGGAAGTAATAGTTAAACATCAGAAAAAACCTAGATCAGAAGCTAAAAAACTTGCGATTGATTATATGAATAAAGTTGGTATTCCAGAAGCTGAAAAACGTTTTGATGAATATCCTTTCCAATACTCTGGTGGGATGAGACAACGTATCGTTATTGCCATTGCTCTTGCATGTCATCCAGATATCCTTATCTGTGATGAGCCAACAACAGCTTTAGACGTTACTATCCAAGCTCAAATTATTGATTTATTAAAAACACTTCAAAAAGAATACGAATTTACAATTATCTTCATCACTCATGATTTGGGCGTTGTTGCAAGTATTGCAACCAACGTTGCAGTAATGTATGCTGGCGAAGTTGTTGAGTATGGAACGGTTGAGGATGTTTTCTATGATCCTCGTCATCCATATACATGGAGTTTATTATCAAGTCTACCTCAATTAGCAGATGACAAGGGGATTCTCTTTTCAATTCCCGGAACGCCTCCATCTTTATACAAACCAATTATTGGCGACGCCTTTGCTCCAAGATCTCAGTATGCTATGAAGATTGATTTTGAAGAAGCTGTTCCAAAATTTGACATTAGCGACAGCCATTGGGCTAAAACATGGTTACTCCATCCGGAGGCTCCAAAAGTTCAAAAACCAGTAGTTATACAAAATTTACATGAGAAAATCTCAAGTAAGCAAATTTATCGGGAGGAAGGAAATGTCTGA
- the oppC gene encoding oligopeptide ABC transporter permease OppC — translation MASIDKSKFEFVELDSYASEVIDAPSYSYWKSVFRQFFSRKSTIVMLVILIAIILMSFVYPMFANYDFGDVSNINDFSKRYISPNGEYWFGTDKNGQSLFDGVWYGARNSILISVIATAINMIVGVVVGGLWGVSKAVDKVMIEVYNVISNLPQMLIIIVLTYSIGAGFWNLIFAFCVTGWIGIAYAVRVQVLRYRDLEYNLASQTLGTPTYKIVSKNLLPQLVSVIVSMVSLLLPAYISSEAFLSFFGLGLPLSEPSLGRLISNYSSYLTTNAYLFWIPLTTLILVSLPLYIVGQNLADASDPRTHR, via the coding sequence ATGGCGTCTATAGATAAAAGCAAGTTCGAATTTGTCGAGCTAGATAGTTATGCATCAGAAGTCATTGATGCCCCTTCCTATTCATACTGGAAATCAGTATTTAGACAATTCTTTTCACGTAAATCTACTATTGTAATGTTAGTTATTTTAATTGCAATCATCCTAATGAGTTTTGTATATCCGATGTTTGCTAACTATGACTTTGGTGATGTGTCAAACATTAATGATTTCTCTAAACGCTATATCTCTCCAAATGGGGAATATTGGTTTGGTACAGACAAAAATGGTCAGTCACTCTTTGATGGTGTTTGGTATGGTGCTAGAAACTCGATCCTAATTTCCGTTATTGCTACAGCAATCAATATGATTGTTGGGGTAGTTGTTGGTGGCCTTTGGGGAGTTTCAAAAGCAGTTGATAAGGTAATGATTGAAGTCTACAATGTTATTTCTAACTTACCTCAAATGCTTATCATTATTGTCTTAACTTATTCAATTGGTGCTGGTTTCTGGAATCTTATCTTTGCCTTCTGTGTAACTGGATGGATAGGGATTGCTTATGCTGTCCGTGTCCAAGTACTCCGTTACCGTGATTTAGAGTATAACTTAGCCAGTCAAACACTAGGAACACCAACTTACAAAATTGTATCCAAAAATTTATTACCACAGTTAGTTTCTGTTATTGTATCAATGGTTTCTCTTTTGTTACCAGCCTACATTTCATCAGAAGCCTTCTTATCATTTTTTGGTTTAGGATTACCATTGTCAGAACCAAGTTTAGGCCGTTTGATTTCAAATTATTCATCATATTTGACAACAAACGCTTACCTATTCTGGATTCCATTAACTACTCTTATTCTAGTATCTCTTCCACTTTATATAGTTGGACAAAACTTAGCAGATGCTAGTGACCCAAGAACACATAGATAG